The proteins below are encoded in one region of Chelmon rostratus isolate fCheRos1 chromosome 21, fCheRos1.pri, whole genome shotgun sequence:
- the LOC121625034 gene encoding zinc finger protein 2-like isoform X2, producing the protein MITAKKTLHTSEMSAEQQRAVVHQQLSVVADEIFRVLEVMMSEYEAEVSGSHEEIQRHRRLLEFTLKTETTLQRTDRLLLSGPDCERDVSSEQLKCEQSRSSSQVQKTSSPPQSRDASTETDSEFIHGKPSHPHQAQRAEKGTSTVVETQTRGEQCVLPPSDQEVLSSNDSEAGSEDDDSDEELNDKPLKSNKRKRFQRQSQDADCCKTCGAPSHKGKKMRKQAVKIAPTNKIQTAGQSCCRVCGKFFRYRRSFLKHILQHEQNSDLCGACGKHLDSGESLKAHLQTHSEENICRGQTDDRQSEAEGSDAESKARGSDEDWRDSDGTESDDGSSEKDEAKEGSCLQKPSKTRGSNKLKGPKHKSFKDVSHLKYCCKVCSKSFCYRASFLKHVQEDERNTDLCGVCGTCFESEENLRLHLQTYIRTNDCEVCGKHFDGHKQLEMHMRTHTGEKPYICSVCGKAFAQNGNLMGHMRVHTGERPYVCSVCGQSFSFKEYMMAHMRIHTGEKPFLCSVCGKGFRQRGTLKTHMMIHTGESTHRCSVCDKKFYKSGALKIHMRSHTGEKPYLCNVCGKSFTASGSLTKHMGVHEDERAHRCSVCGKGFLRKEELKRHGQTHRDESTQLTSL; encoded by the exons ATGATAACCGCGAAGAAGACGCTGCACACGTCAG aAATGTCAGCTGAACAGCAGCGAGCTGTCGTACACCAGCAGCTGTCGGTGGTTGCCGACGAGATCTTCAGGGTCCTGGAGGTGATGATGAGTGAATATGAGGCGGAGGTCTCGGGTTCCCACGAGGAGATCCAACGTCATCGCCGACTGCTGGAATTCACATTGAAAACGGAGACAACTTTGCAGAGAACAG AcaggctgctgctctctgggCCCGACTGTGAGAGGGACGTTtcctctgagcagctgaaatgtgagCAGAGCAGGAGCTCCAGTCAGGTCCAGAAAACATCAAGTCCACCACAGAGTAGAGACGCGTCTACGGAGACAGACTCTGAGTTTATCCACGGTAAGCCCTCACATCCTCACCAagcacaaagagcagaaaaaggCACCTCAACTGTGgtggaaacacagacaagagGAGAGCAGTGTGTGCTGCCACCTAGTGACCAGGAGGTTCTGTCATCAAACGATTCAGAGGCTGGCAGTGAAGATGATGATAGTGATGAAGAGCTAAATGACAAACCgctcaaatcaaacaaaagaaaaagatttcaGAGACAGAGTCAGGATGCAGATTGTTGCAAAACGTGTGGAGCGCCTTCCCACAAagggaagaaaatgagaaaacaagcagTGAAAATAGCTCCAACAAACAAGATTCAGACTGCAGgacaaagctgctgcagagtgtgtggAAAGTTCTTCCGCTACAGACGCTCTTTTCTGAAACACATACTTCAGCACGAGCAGAACTCAGATCTGTGCGGCGCCTGTGGAAAACATCTGGACTCAGGCGAGAGCTTGAAGGCGCATTTACAAACCCACAGCGAAGAAAACATCTGCAGGGGTCAGACCGACGACAGACAGTCGGAGGCCGAGGGCTCCGACGCTGAGAGCAAAGCCAGAGGCAGCGATGAGGACTGGAGGGACAGTGACGGAACCGAGAGCGACGATGGAAGCAGCGAGAAAGATGAGGCCAAAGAAGGATCCTGTTTACAAAAGCCATCAAAAACTCGAGGATCAAATAAACTGAAGGGACCAAAACATAAGAGCTTCAAGGACGTATCTCATCTGAAGTACTGCTGTAAAGTGTGCAGCAAGTCTTTCTGCTACAGAGCCTCTTTTCTGAAGCATGTGCAAGAAGACGAGAGGAACACAGATCTTTGTGGCGTGTGTGGGACATGTTTCGAGTCCGAGGAGAACTTGCGGCTTCACTTGCAAACGTACATCCGAACCAACGACTGCGAAGTCTGCGGCAAACACTTTGACGGCCACAAGCAGCTGGAGATGCACATGAGGACCCACACAGGCGAGAAGCCGTACATCTGCTCCGTCTGCGGCAAAGCGTTCGCTCAGAACGGGAACCTGATGGGGCACATGAGGGTTCACACCGGGGAGAGACCGTACGTTTGCAGCGTGTGCGGCCAGAGCTTCAGCTTCAAAGAGTACATGATGGCTCACATGAGAATCCACACGGGGGAGAAGCCGTTTCTGTGCAGCGTCTGCGGGAAGGGATTCAGACAGAGGGGAACTCTGAAGACACACATGATGATCCACACGGGGGAGTCCACGCACCGCTGCAGCGTGTGCGACAAAAAGTTCTACAAGAGCGGAGCGCTGAAGATCCACATGAGGTCCCACACAGGGGAGAAACCGTACCTGTGTAACGTCTGCGGGAAAAGCTTCACGGCGAGCGGCTCGCTGACCAAACACATGGGCGTCCACGAAGACGAGCGAGCACACCGCTGCAGCGTCTGCGGCAAAGGATTCTTGAGGAAAGAGGAGCTGAAAAGACACGGTCAGACTCACAGGGACGAATCCACACAGCTCACCAGTCTTTGA
- the LOC121625034 gene encoding zinc finger protein 2-like isoform X1, with protein sequence MSKMQVLRALVAERLAAAAEEIFSAVERMITAKKTLHTSEMSAEQQRAVVHQQLSVVADEIFRVLEVMMSEYEAEVSGSHEEIQRHRRLLEFTLKTETTLQRTDRLLLSGPDCERDVSSEQLKCEQSRSSSQVQKTSSPPQSRDASTETDSEFIHGKPSHPHQAQRAEKGTSTVVETQTRGEQCVLPPSDQEVLSSNDSEAGSEDDDSDEELNDKPLKSNKRKRFQRQSQDADCCKTCGAPSHKGKKMRKQAVKIAPTNKIQTAGQSCCRVCGKFFRYRRSFLKHILQHEQNSDLCGACGKHLDSGESLKAHLQTHSEENICRGQTDDRQSEAEGSDAESKARGSDEDWRDSDGTESDDGSSEKDEAKEGSCLQKPSKTRGSNKLKGPKHKSFKDVSHLKYCCKVCSKSFCYRASFLKHVQEDERNTDLCGVCGTCFESEENLRLHLQTYIRTNDCEVCGKHFDGHKQLEMHMRTHTGEKPYICSVCGKAFAQNGNLMGHMRVHTGERPYVCSVCGQSFSFKEYMMAHMRIHTGEKPFLCSVCGKGFRQRGTLKTHMMIHTGESTHRCSVCDKKFYKSGALKIHMRSHTGEKPYLCNVCGKSFTASGSLTKHMGVHEDERAHRCSVCGKGFLRKEELKRHGQTHRDESTQLTSL encoded by the exons ATGTCTAAAATGCAGGTTTTGAGGGCGCTGGTGGCCGAGAGACTGGCGGCCGCTGCGGAGGAGATATTCAGCGCTGTGGAGAGGATGATAACCGCGAAGAAGACGCTGCACACGTCAG aAATGTCAGCTGAACAGCAGCGAGCTGTCGTACACCAGCAGCTGTCGGTGGTTGCCGACGAGATCTTCAGGGTCCTGGAGGTGATGATGAGTGAATATGAGGCGGAGGTCTCGGGTTCCCACGAGGAGATCCAACGTCATCGCCGACTGCTGGAATTCACATTGAAAACGGAGACAACTTTGCAGAGAACAG AcaggctgctgctctctgggCCCGACTGTGAGAGGGACGTTtcctctgagcagctgaaatgtgagCAGAGCAGGAGCTCCAGTCAGGTCCAGAAAACATCAAGTCCACCACAGAGTAGAGACGCGTCTACGGAGACAGACTCTGAGTTTATCCACGGTAAGCCCTCACATCCTCACCAagcacaaagagcagaaaaaggCACCTCAACTGTGgtggaaacacagacaagagGAGAGCAGTGTGTGCTGCCACCTAGTGACCAGGAGGTTCTGTCATCAAACGATTCAGAGGCTGGCAGTGAAGATGATGATAGTGATGAAGAGCTAAATGACAAACCgctcaaatcaaacaaaagaaaaagatttcaGAGACAGAGTCAGGATGCAGATTGTTGCAAAACGTGTGGAGCGCCTTCCCACAAagggaagaaaatgagaaaacaagcagTGAAAATAGCTCCAACAAACAAGATTCAGACTGCAGgacaaagctgctgcagagtgtgtggAAAGTTCTTCCGCTACAGACGCTCTTTTCTGAAACACATACTTCAGCACGAGCAGAACTCAGATCTGTGCGGCGCCTGTGGAAAACATCTGGACTCAGGCGAGAGCTTGAAGGCGCATTTACAAACCCACAGCGAAGAAAACATCTGCAGGGGTCAGACCGACGACAGACAGTCGGAGGCCGAGGGCTCCGACGCTGAGAGCAAAGCCAGAGGCAGCGATGAGGACTGGAGGGACAGTGACGGAACCGAGAGCGACGATGGAAGCAGCGAGAAAGATGAGGCCAAAGAAGGATCCTGTTTACAAAAGCCATCAAAAACTCGAGGATCAAATAAACTGAAGGGACCAAAACATAAGAGCTTCAAGGACGTATCTCATCTGAAGTACTGCTGTAAAGTGTGCAGCAAGTCTTTCTGCTACAGAGCCTCTTTTCTGAAGCATGTGCAAGAAGACGAGAGGAACACAGATCTTTGTGGCGTGTGTGGGACATGTTTCGAGTCCGAGGAGAACTTGCGGCTTCACTTGCAAACGTACATCCGAACCAACGACTGCGAAGTCTGCGGCAAACACTTTGACGGCCACAAGCAGCTGGAGATGCACATGAGGACCCACACAGGCGAGAAGCCGTACATCTGCTCCGTCTGCGGCAAAGCGTTCGCTCAGAACGGGAACCTGATGGGGCACATGAGGGTTCACACCGGGGAGAGACCGTACGTTTGCAGCGTGTGCGGCCAGAGCTTCAGCTTCAAAGAGTACATGATGGCTCACATGAGAATCCACACGGGGGAGAAGCCGTTTCTGTGCAGCGTCTGCGGGAAGGGATTCAGACAGAGGGGAACTCTGAAGACACACATGATGATCCACACGGGGGAGTCCACGCACCGCTGCAGCGTGTGCGACAAAAAGTTCTACAAGAGCGGAGCGCTGAAGATCCACATGAGGTCCCACACAGGGGAGAAACCGTACCTGTGTAACGTCTGCGGGAAAAGCTTCACGGCGAGCGGCTCGCTGACCAAACACATGGGCGTCCACGAAGACGAGCGAGCACACCGCTGCAGCGTCTGCGGCAAAGGATTCTTGAGGAAAGAGGAGCTGAAAAGACACGGTCAGACTCACAGGGACGAATCCACACAGCTCACCAGTCTTTGA
- the g6pc1a.2 gene encoding glucose-6-phosphatase catalytic subunit 1, protein MNDIMDAMQGFGVSTTRYLQTNYQDAQGLFLWVSWAADLRNTFFIFFPLWFHLRSSVGIKLIWVAVIGDWLNLVFKWILFGERPYWWVHETAHYANTVRPHIEQYPMTCETGPGSPSGHAMGAAGVYYTLVTSILVIMTSKKKYGNKKSTNKDWYLKAGLWTLFWGVQVCVCLSRVFIAAHFPHQVIAGVITGMIVAEAFNRTQWIYNASMKKYFYTTLFLTSFAVGFYLLLKAVGVDLLWTLEKAQKWCVRPEWVHLDTTPFASLLRNMGTLFGLGLGLHSPLYTETKKSSNTLVKAGSIISSLVLLHLFDSFKPPTHTAALFYLLSFCKSATVPLVTVSIIPYCVNGALGLQNKKGV, encoded by the exons ATGAACGATATAATGGACGCCATGCAGGGCTTTGGGGTGAGCACCACCCGCTACCTGCAGACCAACTATCAGGACGCCCAGGGCCTGTTTCTCTGGGTCTCCTGGGCCGCGGACCTCAGGAACAcgttcttcatcttcttcccgCTTTGGTTTCACCTGCGCTCATCAGTGGGCATTAAGCTCATCTGGGTGGCCGTGATCGGAGACTGGCTTAACTTGGTGTTCAAATG GATCCTGTTTGGGGAAAGGCCTTACTGGTGGGTCCATGAGACGGCTCATTATGCAAACACAGTTCGTCCTCACATCGAGCAGTACCCCATGACCTGTGAGACTGGGCCAG GCAGCCCCTCTGGACATGCTATGGGAGCTGCAGGTGTTTACTACACCCTGGTGACCTCCATCCTCGTCATCATGACCAGCAAGAAGAAATATGGAAACAAGAAATCCACCAACAAGGACTG GTATCTGAAGGCTGGTTTGTGGACACTGTTTTGGGGAgtccaggtgtgtgtctgtctctccagggtcttcatcgCAGCCCACTTCCCTCACCAGGTCATTGCTGGTGTTATCACAG GTATGATCGTGGCTGAAGCCTTCAACAGAACTCAGTGGATCTACAACGCCAGCATGAAGAAATACTTCTACACGACCCTCTTCTTGACCTCTTTCGCTGTTGGCTTCTACCTCTTGCTCAAAGCTGTGGGCGTGGACCTGTTGTGGACCCTGGAGAAAGCCCAGAAGTGGTGCGTGAGGCCCGAGTGGGTCCACCTGGACACCACGCCCTTCGCCAGCCTCCTGCGTAACATGGGCACCCTGTTTGGCCTGGGCCTGGGCCTGCACTCGCCCCTCTACACCGAGACAAAGAAGAGCAGCAACACGTTGGTCAAAGCAGGGAGCATCATCAGCTCTCTGGTCCTGCTGCACCTGTTTGACTCCTTCAAGCCTCCCACGCACACCGCAGCCCTGTTCTACCTGCTGTCCTTCTGCAAGAGCGCCACTGTGCCTCTGGTCACCGTCAGCATCATCCCGTACTGCGTGAACGGAGCTCTgggcctgcagaacaaaaagGGAGTGTGA